From the Megalops cyprinoides isolate fMegCyp1 chromosome 21, fMegCyp1.pri, whole genome shotgun sequence genome, one window contains:
- the gmnn gene encoding geminin — MSSNRKLKRIDVPSENIKSFFTGATPGARPERRTLQVLQPSAVNESLGRAREAGKSVPKRKLWSAEQVKGSKRIKAEVAVRNVENENESEGMTKEAYELLVKETPPSTYWKEVAEERRKALYNVLQENEKLHKAIEAKEEEISALRSENEELQELAKHVQHMADMIERLTGKSPDGLEEVRNLSFVAEDDDDEEEEDDEPEEEEEDEAAEDDDDGAQEDKLRCEEEDGSDWAPEEEDEAE, encoded by the exons ATGAGTTCCAACAGGAAGCTTAAACGTATTGATGTTCCTTCAGAAAACATAAAG agCTTTTTTACTGGAGCCACTCCAGGTGCACGGCCAGAAAGGAGAACCCTGCAAGTCCTTCAGCCTTCTGCCGTCAACGAGAGTCTCGGAAGAGCGcgagag GCAGGGAAGAGCGTCCCGAAAAGAAAACTGTGGAGCGCAGAGCAAGTGAAGGGCTCAAAAAGGATTAAAGCTGAAGTCGCTGTGCGAAATGTCGAAAACGAGAACGAGTCTGAAGGGATGACAAAGGAGGCTTATGAGCTGCTGGTCAAAG AAACCCCACCATCCACATACTGGAAGGAGGTGGCCGAGGAGAGGCGGAAAGCCCTCTACAACGTCCTCCAGGAGAATGAGAAG CTGCACAAAGCGATTGAGGCCAAAGAGGAAGAGATCTCGGCGCTGCGGAGCGAGAacgaggagctgcaggagctggcgAAGCACGTCCAGCACATGGCCGACATGATCGAG AGGTTAACTGGGAAGAGCCCGGATGGTCTGGAAGAAGTGAGAAATCTCTCTTTTGTGGCAGAGGATGATgacgatgaggaggaggaggatgatgagccagaggaggaggaggaagatgaagcagcagaagatgatgatgatggagcGCAGGAAGATAAGTTGAGatgtgaggaagaggatggcTCAGACTGGGCTccagaggaggaagatgaagctGAATAA